TTCAGTCCTCCGAGGCTATCCACCAGACGGAGATTGTATGCCTGCAGACCGGTGTATACCGAGCCGTCCGCAATAGCGTAGACTTCTTCCCTTTCCATTGCCCGCCCCTCGGCGACTGCCTCCACGAACTGCTCGTACGCGTCGGTGACCACCGCCTGAAGCATCAGCTTCTCTTCCTCAGTCATCTCTCGTGAGTAGTTGCCGACATCTTTCAGATCCCCCGACTTAACTATCTCAGTGCCAATACCGATTTTGTCGAACACTCCGCCAAACGTGTGAAAAGAGATTATGGTGCCGATCGAACCGGTCAGCGTACCGGGATTGGCGACAATACGATCAGCCGCACAGGCAATGTAGTATCCGCCGGAGGCAGCCACCTCGGCCATCGACACCACAACCGGCTTCTTCTCCCGCACCTTGAGAATCTCGTCGTGAATTTCCTGTGCGATTGCCGTCCCGCCGCCCGGGGAATTGACATGCACGACTATAGCCTTGATCGAGCGATTACGCCGCCAGCGCTCCAGGGTTTCGATCACCGGCCGACCCGACGCTTCGTCCATGACGCCGAACATCGGTACCACGCCGACCGAGCCGCCGAGGGAACCAAACGATACGTTGCCGTCCGATGACGCTACACCCACGAACATGAGCGCCATCATTCCGAACACGAATAGAAATGCGGCGGCGATAATAACGCCGACCACCACATCACGCCTGCGAGCCATCCTATGCCCCCGTCACTGCGCCTTTATTTTCAGGACCTGGCCGACCTGGAGGTTATCCGGGTCATCGAGCTCGTTGAGCGCCAGAATCCGGGATATCGAGGTTCCGAACTGCCGGGCGATCCGTGCCAGGCTGTCCCCACGCTGGACGGTGTAAGTAACGAAATCGGTACCTGCCGAGGCGCCGCCCACCTGCAGTATCTGGCCGGGATAGATTCGCCCGGTGCGGCTCAGATTGTTCAGCTTCCGAAGATTAGTCGTGGTAGTGCCATACAGGCGGGCAATTTCCCAAAGTGTGTCGCCCACGCGAACTTTATGTGTGCGGACTGCGCCCGATGACGGCCGTGGCGCGGGTTCAGACCCGGATTTAGAGCTGCCGCCTGGTGATTGCGCCGGGGAATCGTTGGATTGAGCGAGTTGTTTCAGATTGGCGGCGTTCGACGGCAGCTTCAGACGCTGGCCGACATAGATGCGGGCGCCGCGCTCGATGTAGTTCACGCGACGCAGCGCGTCGACAGTAGTGCCAAACGCCCGGGCGATATCCCACATCGTGTCACCTTGGCGCACTGTGTACACCGAGCCTTCCGCCTTGTATTCGCGGTTCTTGCCGTTAGTGGTGCGGGCAAACTCGCGGTCGAGCGGCACCGGCACGATCAAGGTCTTGCCCGCGATGATCCTGGCGTTGCGCCCCAGGTGATTTGACTCCAGTATGGCGTATTGGGACACGCCGTACTTGGCAGCGATAGAGCTTATCGTCTCTCCCTTGCGAATCGTGTGCGTGACCCAGCTTGTTTCCTGCGGCGAAGGCATTGATTCATATGCCGCCAGGAATTGGCTACGGACGCCGTGCGGCAGCTTCAAGACATAGTGTTTCTGTCCGGGTGGAGTGTAGTTGCGCAGGAGTTCCGGATTGTACTCCTTGAGCTCGTCGACCGAACACCCCACCGCCTCGGCTACAGCTTTGAGATCGAGGCAGCGGTCAATGGTAACTTCATCCCAGCGCAGCTCCGGCTCGTACTCGACATCGCGGAAGCCGTATCGCTCGGGATCTTTGGCGATAATGGCAGCCGCGTAGATCAGCGGGACATAGTCCATGGTTTGGCGGCGCAGCCGCATACGCCAGAAATCCTCGGTTCCCTGCTTTTTGATCGTGCTGCGCACCCGACCCGGGCCCCCGTTGTATGCGGCCATGGCCAGCTCCCAGTCGCCGAACTCACGATACAGGTCTTTGAGGAAGCGGGCCGCCGCCTCGGTGGCCTTTTTTGGGTCGCGACGCTCGTCGATCCACCAGTCACGCTCCAGACCGTAGAGACGGCCGGTGGAGGCGATAAACTGCCACAGCCCGGAGGCTCTCGCCCAGGAGTACGCCTTCGTATTGAACCCCGACTCAACCAGACAAAGATAAATCAGGTCCTGCGGGAGACCATGACGGGTCAGCACTTCTTTGAAGAGTTTCTCATACTTCTTGGACCGCCCCAGGTACTTGCGGAAAGCGTCGCGGGCGACTGTCTGAAAATAGACGATCGAGCTCTTTACCCGGTCGTTCATCTTGATGGGCAGGTCGTACGTGATCTCCCGCTCCCGCTGACCGGACACATAGAGCGAATCCCCCTCGAGCCGCTCTTCCAGATCGGCGAATCTCTCCACCAATACTGATGGTGTTACATCGCCCTCGAGCTGTCCCAAAGAACGCAGAGTCAGACGATAGTCTGAGATAACATTGTCCAGCAACGTATTGTACTTGGTGGCTTCGGGAGTCGGAATCGTGTCAGTTTCAATATCCAGACCGGCCATGATCTTTATTGACTTCTCGAAGTAGTACTGGGCTTCCTCCCAGTTGGCCTCGCGATTGGCCAGCACTCCCATGGAATGGTATTCCTCGGCAAGCCCAAGCATCCGCCATACTGCGTCGTCGACTGCCGATGCTGAATCTTCGGTATCCACTTCGCCATAATAGATCGGGTCCGGGATGTCGCTCTCGTCGTCCTGAGCGCCATAGAGCCAGGCTAGGTGGCGGCGGCTCGCCTCTTCCTCGTGCGGGCCGGCTGGATGGGGCGCCAGGGAGTCTCCCGTCCGGATTCGGCCGGCTCTCCGGTGGGTCGAATCTGCGGGCTGCCGGGCGGTACTATCAGCGGAGGCCAAAGCTGTCGGCACGGTATCCAGCGCTTCCAACAGGGCGGTGCTGTCGACTTCATCGGCACTCGCGGTGCGGCTTTCCCAGCCGAAATCGTGGTCGGGGATACTCTTTCGGCCGCCACATGAAACCACGAGCGATAAGACGAGGCCGGCGATCAAGACTCGAAGGAGAGTGGATGTCATGAACTTACGCAAAAAACGAGGCTCCTTTCCGGACCAACCTGATTCCGGATGCTATTGTCTTAATATCGACGGCCAAGCCGGCACGCTTTAGGGGCGATTCGGCTAAGTGCTTGTCATATAAGAAAAAGCAAAAAACCTGTCAAGTTTTAACGCCTCCTGGGCCTGGTTTCCAGCGCCGCCCTCACGGCCTCTAACACCGATCCGCCTGAGGGGAAGTATTCGCCCTCCAACTGGTGACGAAACCAGGTGATTTGCCGTTTGGCATACCGACGACTATTCTGCTTGATCAGGGCCACAGCCTCAGCGAGAGAGCATCGCCCCTCGCGATAGTCAAGGAGCTCATCGTAGCCGATCACGTTGGCTCGTCGTAGCGCCGCGCCAAAGCCACGGCCCAACAGGTTGTCAACTTCTGCAAGCAGGCCAAGCCGCATCATCAGGTCAACCCGCGCCTCAATAGCGCGATAGAGTTGAGCACGGTCAGGCATCAAGCAGAAGGCTCCGTATTCATACTGACTTTTCTTGTACGCTCCGGAGGATGTAAGTTTCGACTTGGGCGTTCCTGTTAACTCATAGATTTCCAGTGCCCGTACTAGCCTTACCCGATTGTGCGGATGAACCCGCGCCGCTTCCTGCGGGTCAATTCCGGTCAGTCGTCGGTGCATAGCTTCAGGACCGAGGCGCTGCATATCGGCCTCGAGGCGCTCGCGAATCTCCGGCCGATCCGCTTCCATCTCGACTACCCCGTCGATCAGCGCCCTCAGGTAGAGGCCGGTTCCCCCGACTACCACGGGGAGTCTGCGCCGCACGAGGATGTCGCCAACAGCCGCATCGGCGGCCTCTATGAACTGGAACGACGAGAAGCGCTCGCCCGGTTCGATAAGATCTATCAGATGGAAACGGACCCGTTCTTGCTCTCCTGGGGTTGGTTTGGCGGTGCCGATATCGAGATGCCTGATCAACTGGCGGGAATCCGCGGAGATGATCTCGATTGGAAAATCTTCGGCCAGGCGGAGGGCAAGCGAAGTCTTGCCCGACCCGGTCGGGCCGCAGATTACGGGGATTCGACCTGGCTCAGGCACGACCGAACTGCCTGTCGAGGTCCTCACGGGACATCTTGATAAATGTGGGGCGGCCGTGCGGACAGGAATAGCGGTTTTCGCACCTGAGCAACTGCTCGACCAGACCGATCGCTTCACGGTCGGTAAGCCGATCACCGGCCATGGCCGCTGACCGGCAGGCGACCGACTGAGCCACCGCTTTCCTCAGATCGTAACCGGATTTCTTGAGCGAGCCGACATCGTCCAGAATCGCCCGGAGTGCAGTCTCCGGCGATTTGCGTGATAGAATCGCCGGCACGGCTTCAATCCTGACAGTGCGCCCGCCGAATGACTCGACAGTGAATCCGGAACGAACGAGCACGTCGCGCGCCTCCTCAAACAGCGTCAACTGTTCGGCCCCCAGCTCAAACTGGACCGGAAGGAGCAGTTGCTGGCCGGTGCTGCCGTGGGCTTCCATCTGGCGCATTGTCTCCTCGAACAGCACCCGCTCATGCGCGGTGTGCTGATCGACCACAAGTAGTTCGCGCCCCACCTGGACGAGCAGATACAAATCCTCAAACCTGCCGATCAGACGGATGCTCGCCTCTGTCGGCGGTGCCGCTGTGGGCACCGGCACAGGCTCCGTGAGTATTTCACCGGTGGCGGTGTCGACCAGAACCGTGGCTGGTGCCTCAATTGACCGAGTCGGAGAAGTAGTTCGGTACAGCTCCCGAACCATGTGCGCCTGGTGTCCACCACGTGCCGTAACACCCGGAATGACCTTAGGGTGATGGCTATACGATGGCGGCGGGGCCGTTGCCACGCTGCCCGCTATGTTAGTGCCGGTCTCCAACCTTGGGACCACCCCCTCCTGTCGCAGGGCGGCTTTGACCAGATGATAGACGGCATCGTAGATTTCGCGCTCTCTCGACAGGCGCACTTCGGTCTTGGCCGGGTGTACGTTGACATCGACTTCGCTCGGATCAACACTCAGCAGTAGCGCCCCGACCGGGTAGTTGCCTCGCGGCAGAAGCTCGCCGTAACCGGCGGCGAGGGCATGGCCCAGCGCGGGTGACTGGATGTACCGTCCATTGATGAATATAAACTGGCTGTTCCGGTTGGATTGCGCCAGTCCCGGTGGAGCAACATGTCCGGTAATGCTCACCGGCCCAAGCTCTCCGGATACGGCCACGAAGGTCTTGCCGGGCGCGAGCAACCCCGCCACGCGCTCGCCGAGACCCAGTCCGGGCGGCAGTGCAAAGATCGGACGGCCGTTGAGACGATAGACAAAACCGATCCGAAACCGCCCCATAGCCAGCGCCATCGCCACGCGGGTGATATGACGCGCCTCGGTGGTTTCAGCTTTCAGGAATTTGCGGCGGGCCGGTGTATTGTAGAACAGGTTCTCGACTTCGATTGTGGTGCCGGGCGATGACGCTATCGCTTTCTTCGATTGCAGCACGCCGCCTTCGTATATGATCTCGGTACCCGAGTCGGCGTCGGTCGTTTTCGACACCATGCGCATGCGCGACACGGACGCAATCGACGGCAGCGCCTCGCCGCGGAAGCCATACGATTCGATCCGATCGAGATCGTCGAACTCGGAAATCTTCGACGTAGCATGGCGTGAAAAGGCGATCTCGATCTGGTCCGAGTCGATACCGCAGCCGTTATCGACTATCTTGATGAGTTTGGTACCTGACCTCTCGATATCAATCTCAATCCGATCGGCGCCAGCATCGAGCGCATTTTCTACCAGTTCTTTGACCACCGATGCCGGCCGCTCGACTACTTCACCCGCGGCGATCTTGTTTATGAGGCGTTCCGGAAGCGGGCGAATCCAGGGGCGATCGTGGGGAGTACGTTTCACAAAAGCTCGTCCTTCAGTTTGCGCAGGAAATCAAACGCCTCAACCGGGCTCATGTGTTCCAAATCCGACTGCCTGATTTTCTCTTCGATCTCCGAACTGGGCGCCTCGAACAGGGTGGTTTGCACTTTCTCTTTGTAGAGTCCCTTACCCAGCTCGCTCTGGGTGAATTTGCCCGACTCCAACAATCTCAGAATCTGTTTGGCACGGCTGATAGTCGTACGCGGCAGGCCTGCCAGTCGCGCGACCTCGATACCGTAGGAATCATCGCACCCGCCGGGGACTATCTTGTGCAGGAATACGACACTGTCCTCACGGCGTTTGACTGCCACCTGAAAATTGTGAATTCGCTCGTACAGGGCCGCCATGCCGGTCAGCTCATGATAGTGAGTCGCGAAAACCGTACGACAGCGGCAGTCGTCGTTGAGGCGTTCGACAACTGACCAGGCCACCGAGAGCCCGTCGAAAGTCGACGTACCCCGCCCGACCTCGTCGAGCAGCACCAGCGACCGCTCGCCGGCGTTATTCAATATGTTCGCGGTCTCGACCATTTCGACTAAGAATGTCGATTGCCCACCGGCGAGATTATCAAGTGCACCTACACGAGTAAAAACGCGATCGGCCAGGCCGATCTCGGCCGAATCGGCCGGCACCCAGGAGCCGATCTGGGCCAGTATGACTATGAGGCCAACCTGTCTCAGGTAAGTTGACTTGCCGGACATATTGGGACCGGTGAGCACAATGATCTGACGGTCTTCGGTCGAAAGCGCAAGATCGTTCGCTACGAACGACCCCGAAGGCAACACTGATTCGACTACCGGATGGCGACCATTAATAATGTTCAGGCGGGTGTCGTCGAATATCTCCGGGCGGCAGTACCCTCGTTCGACCGCAAGCTCTGCCAGGGCAGCTACGAGATCGATTTCCGCCGACAGTTCGGCGGTCAGTTGCAGGTTGCCGATGTGTTGATTCAAATTCTCCAGCAGCTCGCTGTACAACTCCGCCTCAAGGCGGAAAATCTTCTCTTCGGCGGCGAGAATCAGTTCTTCTTTTTCTTTTAGTTCGGGAGTGATGTACCGCTCGGCGTTTACTAATGTCTGCTTGCGGATATAGTGCGGCGGCACCTGGTCGCGGTTAGGGTTGGTGACCTCAAGGTAGTAACCGAACACCTTGTTGTACCCGACTTTCAAGCTGCCAATACCGGTCCTGGCCCTCTCACTCTGCTGCAGTGAACCGATGTAATCACGGGCGGCACGAATGGAGTCGTTGAGTTCGTTCAGCCGGGCCGCATACCCGGGCTTGAAGATCCCCCCCTTATTCGTGACCATGGGCGGCTCGTCGACCAGCGCCCGACCGAGCATGTCAATAACAGCGGAGTTGTCCGGTATAGAATTTTGAACGCTGACGAGGTGTTCGGATTTTGCGGCTTCGAGCATTCGTGCCAGATCGCGGGCCGTCTGCAGAGCCTGGCTGAGCGATGCCGCCTGTCGGGGGTTGAGCTTGCCGATACCGACTCGGCCCGCCAGCTTTTCGAGATCGGGCGCTCCCTTAAGGGTGTCGCTTATCCGCGCGCAGAGTTCACGATTGCGTACCAGTTCGTCGACCGCGCCCAGGCGGAGGTCTATCCGTGCCTTATCCTTGAACGGCCTGATGAGCGCATGTCGCAGGCGACGGGTACCGGCGGCGGTCTGGCAGCGGTTGACCACGGCGAAAAGCGTGTTCTCCTCGGAGGCGTTCGACACACTGCGCACCAGTTCCAGATTCCGGACCGTGGCGTAGTCCAGAAGCATGTGGTCGGCGTCGGCTATCCGGGTCAGGCGACTAATATGGGTGAGTCGTTCACGATGGTTCTCCCGCAGGTAGCGAAACACTGCTCCGGCGGCAGTTACCGCGAGACGGGCGTCGCCCACGCCGAACCCCTCGAGAGTGCTGGTCCCGAAATGGGCGTTTAGTTCACGGTCGGCGGTACGGTAATCAAAATTCCATTCCTCGTATGGGAACAACCGGCGGTCGCCATTGAACCACCGCTGGAGCGGGGCGAGCACGCTCTCGCGCATATCGCCGGGGTAGAGCACCTCGGTCGGCTCCATCACACGGAGTTTTTCCATAAGCCGCTCGACCGGCCCCTCGTCTACCATGAACGAGCCGGTGTTCATGTCGAGAAGGGCAAACCCGAGGGTACGCTCTGAATCGGTGAACACCGCTGCGAGGCTCGGCTCAAGCTGTGAGGAATCGCCGGCGTCAATTGTTGCCGTGCCGGGAGTCAGGACCTCTACCACCTCGCGCTTGACCAGCCCGCGCGCAGTTTTTGGATCCTCGACCTGTTCCACCACCACGACTTTGTGACCCTTCGCAAGCAGCCGGGCCAGGTATCTGTCAACGGAGTGATAGGGCACGCCCGCCAGCGGCGTGCGCTCTCCCTTGCCGTGTGAGCGAGAGGTCAGGGCGATCCCGAGCAGCGGCGCCGCCAGGACGGCATCATCGCCGAACATCTCATAGAAATCCCCCATGCGGAAGAAGAGAATCTTGTCGGGGTGCTGCTGCTTGATGGCGTGGTACTGCCGCATGAGCGGCGAAAAACCGTTGACGGGATCAACCGGTCGGGTCATCGGGCCACAACCTGGTAGGTATCGTTGCGCTCCGCTTCGAGGCGATGCTTGAAGCGGACCGCCTCGTCATAATCATCGAATGTCCCGACATAAACCACGCGATAGTTGCGGCCGGAGATCTCCTTCGTCTCGATATCGACTTTTTGCCCCTGGCCGCGGAACCGGTCGGCGTGGCGCTTGGCGTTGTCCGCTTCGGAGAAGACCCCCACTTTGACGGAGTAATATGTTCCGGTGAGTTTCTCAGCCTTATTATCTGTCCGCGGCTTATCCGACATCTCTCCCAACCCTGCCGACAGTTGATCCAAACCGATCGCTGCCGGATACGCCTCACGAAGCATGTTATAGTAGAAAACAGCATCGTCGGCTTTGTTCCTCGTCACCGCCTGCATACCGAGCAGGTAGAGCGCCAGCGGCACGCCGACACCCTTACGCGACCGCGAAAGCTGCCTGATCGTCTCCGCGGCGCCGATTTGCTTACCGTGCGCTGAAAGCACGCGCGCTTTGTCGATCAACCCCCACTGCTGCGGATCCCCGCTGCTGTTGTCGACCAGGTAGCGATCACACTGTCGTAGGGCGGACTCATACGAACCGGTACGCTCGTCGGCAAACACTGACAAACGCCGCATTTCCGCTCGGTACATCCCTCGCTCCCAACGAGAGAAATAGTCGGATACCAAGCTGGCCAGTCTCCGGTAGTCTCCGGTGAAAAGGTAATACTGCGCCAGGCGATAACTTATCTCCTCGTGGTGCTGCGACGGCAACGACGCCTCAAACGCCGCCTCCATTGATTTGACCGCGATCGCGCCATCCTGTTCAAGCAGGCCCTGGTAGAAAAGCGTGTTGCCGTCGCGCACCGAGGCCTGGGCCAGGCGGGACAGCGAATCGCGGGCCTCCATCAGTTTCCCCTTCTGAATGAGCGAATACACCGTCTGCGCCCCGGCCGTCCCGGACAACATAGAAACGATAACAACCGAAAACACTATACGTCGCCACATGGCGTCACCGGGAGGTAGAGTCGAATGGGTTAAGCGCCGTGAGCCACCGATTCCGAGGCCCCTGTCGACATCCGCCGAGAGAGCTGTTCGCGCCGTTTCTCGAGGTTTCGAATTAGTGACGAAATCCTCGAGTAATCCCGCCGTTCCAGGTGGACCCGGATCAGATCGAGCACCGCTGCACCGTCGTCAGGGTTGTCGTCCAGAATCCGTTCCCACATCTCAATGGCGAGGTCAACATCGCCTTTGTTCTCATAAAACTCGGCCAGAGCCCGGCGCGCCTCGAGATTTTTCGGCGAGTGCTCCAGAATCTGCTCGCAAATGAGCGGCACCTCGCCGAACCGCCCCAGCTCGTACAAGGTGCGTTTGAGGCGATCGATCGCGAGATGACCCTGATCGGGCACGGCGGTGGTCAGCTTGTTCCAGAAAGTAACAGCGTCCTCGAGCCGTTTTTCTTCATAGTAAGAGTCGCCGATGGCCAGATAGGCCGATACGTGGGCCGGATCGAGACCAATGGCTTCTTTATAGGCGATGCGCGCTTTGTGATACTCGCGCTGGCGGTACAGCATTTCGCCCAGCTGAAACTTGTACCGGGCCAGGGGCTTCTTGGACTTGTCACCCTCGAGTTTGAGTATGGTAACCGCCGTGTCATAGGCGGCGTCCCACTGTTGCGCTTTTTCCTGGAGCGACAGGAGACGGCTGTGCGCCCAGTGATCTTCCGGATTGAGTTCGACCTGTTCTTTCAGCGCGGTTTCGGCGGTGTTAAGATCGTTGAGCGCAAGGCAATCGGCGGCGATCTCTCGTAGTATTGCCGACCGCTCGGGCCGGGACAGGCCGGGTCGAAGGGTCAAATCTTTGTGCACCTGGTAGGCCCGCTCGGGCTGGTTGTTCTCGCGGAGAATCCGCCCCAGGCGGAGATACGCGTCGAGGTTGCTGCCGTCCTCGGCCACTACCTGGCGCAGCTTGGAGAAGGCCGCCTCCTGACGGCCGTCGAGCAGATCCCGCAGTGCCTCGAGATAGAGGCTCGGCTCCGGCTCCTTGGTTCGTCCGGAGAAACGCTCATAAACCAGGTACACCGCCAGCACTATCAACAGCAGCAGCAGGAATTCGAGCATGTATTCGACCATCATGGCTTATCTATCCGCAAAGGGTGATTCCCGTTCCTCGCGCTTCCGATCCAGCCCTTTGAGCAGATCGGCGGATTCATCGATAGGACGATTGCGCAGGATGGCCACCTCGCTCTCCAGCGCCTTGATTCGCTTACGCGCGGCGTGGGACTGAATCGACAATTTAACAAATGTCGAAATGAACAGCACCAGGCACATGAGCGCGCCGGCTACGAATGACCAGAACACGACCGTAATCAGCGGTACATCAACGTAGTTCGGAAACAGCGGCTGGAGGTGCACCGCCACTTTCTGGTCGGTGCCGGTATTGTTAAAGGCGAACGCCACCACCATCAAGAGCAACAGCAGTATGAGTATCGTCCTAATGATCCACATGTGACCTCCTGTCGAGCAGCTGCCGGTGCGACCGATGGATCAGCCAGTGCGCGAATCAGCTCTCCTCCTCCTGCAGCACTTTGAGGCTTTCGATCATCGGCAGCACTTCCTGCAGCACCGGCTCGAAGAATTCCCATTCGGACATGACATGAAACAGCACGATATTGTTGCCCACTTTAACCGCGGCGATCGCACCACCGTAGGAGCGCCGGACAGCCCTAACCGCCGTAGATGAGGACGACAACGGGATATCCTTTTTGTAGTGGGCCCTGGCCTTCCACAGAAGCGCCGACTGCCCGGCGATTTCCATGCGGCTGCGCTGCAACGGAACCAGTTCCTGTTCCGCAAGCACAACGAACTCCTTGAGAACATCGTTCTTTTGGTCGGACTTGAAGTTCGGCGACAACAGTGAGTCTATAAAAACGTGTGCTCCGAGTGAACTCGTATCGACAAAGACGAGCAGCTGGGGAATTGTGGTGTACTCTTTGTTGTCGACGAAGTCGACCGGTATACCAAAGCTGCGCTGAATGAGGCTGATCCGGACTGCGGCGTCCGCATCCCCAATCTTGTGCTTCCAGTTTCCATGGATTTTCAGTTCAAATCCGTATTTGCTGTCGCGGTAGATGTCGCCGGTGATTTCGCCGGCTTTCTTTCCCTGCCGGCGAGCCTCAACCGCCGACACTGCCAGCAGCGCCAAAAGGCCGGCTATCAGGGTTCTTCTCATGATGTTACCCCATGTTTGTAGTGCCAAGTCATCATTGCAACTGTACAGCCTTATACACATATTAGTCAAGGATTTATTGCCGAGACGGACTTCCCGCAGAGTGGACGGGCTGCTTATCAATGGTTGGCTACAGATCTGTTACGACCAAGCTACCCCGACGCACGTAACACTTTGCCAATAAAGATGTTAGTGAGCGGAGTGTCAGCGCTCGAAACCGATGCGCTGGCGCGTGACGGCCCGGATATACTCGATAACCGGAACAAATGTGAAGTCGCTGAGCAGGCGATCCAGTTTCTGTTCCAGAATGCCGGTGGAGCCATAGGAACGCAGTCGCTGACTCAGTGACAGCCCGGACATCGCCGGTGGGTCGGGATCGAGCTCCCAGGGGTGCACGTAAACCATCACAGGGTGTCCTGAATCATTGACTTTGCGCATCATGTGCCGCGTGTACCAGTAGGGGGAATGGCGGAGATAGCCGCCGCCACCAACCGGGACATTTTGTCCCCAGCGCCGAATCGTGGTCGCGGGCAGCTCGTACAGAAAGCGATCGTTGGAGAAAGTCATGCGGAACAGGTGCCGGGGGCCGTCGGGCATCCCATATAGATCGTGCTTTATCGGGAATATCGAGCTGTCGTATTCGAAGCCGAGCTCGGCGAGAATTTCGAAGGCCCATGGGACACGGTCAGACATCGACCAACTCGGGGCGCGATAACCCACCGGGCGGATGCCGGTGGCCTCGGTGATGGCGTTGATCGCGCGGCGTGTGTCCAGCCGGAATTCATCGGGGGAAAGACGGTCGATCATACGGTGACTGTAGCTGTGGCATGCCACTTCATGCCCCTGTTCGGCAATTCGGTTGATCAGAGCCGGGTGGCGTTCGGCGCACCAGCCGAGCACGAACCAGGTCGCCTGGACATCCTGGCGGGCGAACAGCCTGAGCAGCCGCATAACGTTGCGCTGGAGGGTCGACGGCAACCCGACCCAGTCCTCGGGTGCAAAGCGATCGGCGAGCGCCTCAACTACAAACCACTCTTCCAGGTCAACTGTCAACAAATTGGGCTGCATGGCAGCTCACCCCTGAGCGTTTACTTGGCCAGACGTTTCTTGTCGGGCGTGACCAGAGGTTCTCCCGGCCGGGTCGGGGCCGCATCGCTTCCCGAGTGGCGATGCGAACGGCGGCGGGATTCCTTTTTGCCGCTGCCATCGTCGCCGGTGGGCGTGTAATCGTAGTGGTAGTGCTGATAGTCGTAGTAATATGGCAGACTGTTCATGGCGTTGTTCAAGACCACACCAAGTACGTTCGCCCGGTTGGTGGTCATGATGTCCACCGCTCTGACGGCCACTTCGCGGGCGGTTTCACCGGCCTTGACTACCAGAATGACGCCGTCTACAGAATGCGAAAGGAGCATCGGATCGGACACCGGAATCACCGGCGGCGAATCGATGATGACATAGTCATAGTAAAACTTCAACTCACGGATGAGCGCGTCGATGGCGCCGGTGTTGAAAAGCTCACTCGGGTGCGGTGTCGGCTTCCCAGCCGTCAGTATGTCCAGGTTGTCGAGCGAGGACTTCTTCAAAACGTCCTTGTAGGAGATGCCGTCGCCGATAACCTCCACCAGCCCGCCGACACGCTCCAGTTGAAACAGTGAGTGTATGTGGGGGCGCCTGATGTCGCAGTCTATTAGCACGGTACGGTGTCCCTTGCGCGCCGACGTGATTGACAAAAGCGACGAAATCGTGGATTTCCCTTCGCCGGTAACTGATGAGGTAATCAGGATAGCCTTAAGTTCGCTTTTGGATCCCGCGCTGCGCAGATTGTGGAACAGGCGCCGATATTCGGTCGCCAACGGGGATTCCAGACTGAAGTATTCGCTGATCGGCGCGGTGGGACGGGGCATGATCCGATCTAACCTCTCCTGCCGATCCCGGCAATTATTTGCGCCATGGACTGTCGCACCATTTGCGCTCGATCTCTGGCCTCGGCCATGTGGCTCGCATCGGGATGAGCTTCGAGAATTCGCCGGCATTCTTCGACACCCCGTTCCCAGACCAGATCGGCCTGTTCAAAGTAGCAGCGGACCAGCTCGGTCTGAAGATCGATGTAATTGGGATGCTGACTGAGCTGGGTCTGGAGAATTCGAATCTGCTCGACAATCGCCTCGGTAGTCCACGAGTCGCGGGGG
This region of Candidatus Zixiibacteriota bacterium genomic DNA includes:
- a CDS encoding CpsD/CapB family tyrosine-protein kinase gives rise to the protein MPRPTAPISEYFSLESPLATEYRRLFHNLRSAGSKSELKAILITSSVTGEGKSTISSLLSITSARKGHRTVLIDCDIRRPHIHSLFQLERVGGLVEVIGDGISYKDVLKKSSLDNLDILTAGKPTPHPSELFNTGAIDALIRELKFYYDYVIIDSPPVIPVSDPMLLSHSVDGVILVVKAGETAREVAVRAVDIMTTNRANVLGVVLNNAMNSLPYYYDYQHYHYDYTPTGDDGSGKKESRRRSHRHSGSDAAPTRPGEPLVTPDKKRLAK